In Patescibacteria group bacterium, the sequence CCTAGGGGCGGGTTTTTGAATTTTGTCTTTGTCCATAATTAGTTAAACATACCAATCTACTAATGAATACGAATCTGCGAATAACTACTAATGTTACGCTCGCGGTTTATTCGCAGTTATTAGTAGTATTAGTATAATTCGTATATTAGTATTAATTATTAATTTATTGTTTCTTAGCAAATATTTTCCACACGCTCTCTGTCTCAACGTACCACTTTTCGACATTCATAAAACGTTCTGCTGGCGTGGTGATAAGTCCCATGCTGAAACCTTGCAAAGTTTTCGGCACAACGTAGAGAAAGTCTGGTGAGTAGATAAATATAGCAGGTACACTCTCGACAATCTCTTTTTCTAACTCACCGTATTTTTCGAGACGAATTTCTCGGTCAGCAATCGTTCGAGTGTCTTCAAGTAATTTGTCAGCCTGAGCGTTTGTGTAGAGTGCGACGTTGAGTCCTGGGTCATTTCTTTGCGATGAATGCCAAAAGGCAAACAAATCAAGATCGCGGCCGATGATTTCACCGAAGAGTAAGCTGTCATACTTTCTTGGTCGGATGACATTTTGGTTGAGCTCTCCGATATCAAAAATTTTCACTTCGATCTGCGCACCCAAACTTTCTCCCATGTCTTTTATCATGAGCGCTACAGCTTTTAGCTCTGGCGCATCTGAGGTGCTAATTGAAAAGGCGAGAGGTGTTACTACCTTTTTAACCGTTTTTTCGTAGACATTTTTCTCCTCGTTAAATTTCCAGCCAGCTTTCTCAAGAATATTTTTTGCTGCTGCAATTCTTTCCACATTACTTTTATAAATGACAGCGAGAGGAGCGCTGGCAGAACTACTTTTTTGAATGAGTCCCGGCGGAATCGGGCTATCGATGGCAATACCTTCTCCTAACAAAACATTTTCGACAATCGATTCTTTGTTGATAACGGTATTTAAAGCATCGCGTACCTCTTTGTTGGCGAGAACTGGCGCTTGGTTCTGATTGAAAAATAAAGCGAAAATTCTTGGGAGAGGAGTTCGTTCTATTTGAGCGTCGCTATCCTGTATCACCGTCACTTGTTGTGGTGAAATGCCCGCAACACTTTCAATGCTTTTATTATTTAATGCATTTAAAACGTTGTTGCTATTTTGATAAAAATGTAAAATTAAATTTTTAATTAACGGCTCGCCGAAGACATATTTATTGAAAGATTCCAGGTTGTATGACAACGGGATGCCGGCCGAATTTTTGCTGATACTTTTTATTGTATACGGGCCAGATCCGATAGGCTCGGTATTAAATTTACTAAATTGAAATTCCTCACCGGTGATGTCGTTCCAAATGTGTTTCGGCAAAATTCCCAAAGTGGTATTTTCTAGAAATGGCGAGTACGGTTGTTTCAAGGTCAATTTCACCTGATAGTCATTTACTTTTTCAACTTGAACTCCTTCCCAATTTGCTCGTTTAGGACTTTTTAATGTTGGGTCCTGAGCTTTCCCAATGGTGAAAACTACATCATCAGCGGTGATTGGCGATCCGTCGTGGAATGTCAAACCTTTTTTTAGGACGAAGGTGTAGGTTAATCCGTCTTCTGATATTGAATAACTTTCGGCGAGATTTGGCACCAGGGTTCCGTTATCAATTGGTTTCAAAAGTCCTGAGTAAGTCAGCGCGGTAAGATCTCGATCGGCGTCAGAAATGGCGAGGATTGGATTGATAAAACGTGGCAAGCCGATCACCCCTTCTGAGAGTGTACCTCCGCGGGCAGGGACAATCACCATGAAGGCACCATTAATTTGCCAGAGCAAACTGAGGGTGCTCACACTTAACGCGACCGCGAAAAAGTAAAAAATTACTTTTTCGGTCAACGAAAAACGGCTCACCGTGTTTTCAATCGACTGGGCTTTTGGAATATTAAAACGTTTGACGAAGATATTTTTGAATAGGTCTTTCACAAAGAGGTCGATACGAAAATACGAAATTTATTTACGAAAATACGAAATCATACGAAAATTATAGTGATGCCAGAAAGTTTTCGTAAGCGTTCGTATTTTCGTACCCCTTTCGTATGTTCGTACTATAGTTATTTAATGATAAGTGCTAAAAATGCCGAAACGGCAAAAAGGATTGCCAAGATAATGGTGACGTTAAAAATAAATTTTTCTGAGCCTCGTCGGGTATGATGTCCTGAACTGAAGTTGTCCCCAAGTCCACCTCCAAGTCCTGATGCAGTGCGCTGAAGGAGTACACCAACGGTGAGGAGCACCGCCAAAACAACCTGAATATAAGGTAAGAAACTAGAAATTAACGTCATTCGGGACAGAATAGCATACCAAGTTGAGAAACGCAACCTGGTAGAATCAAGACCTATCTGCCGGTAGGCAGGTTCAAGAATAAGACCGAGATAAAAAAAGAAAAACCCGCGGCTAAGGGTTAGACCTATGTCGCGGGGGTATACACACTTTGTGGTTTTGCTTCTTCCCGTTCGGCCCATTTTTTCGTGAGGGTCTTTCCGAGCGGTGAGTCGACCTCCTCCCTCATGTGGGCGCAGGTTACAATATACCGGGCTTCTTCGGCGGTCATTCGTTTCTGCGCAATAGCCTCCCACTCAGGTGGCAAATTTTTTGCTGCCTCCATACATTCGGCAATCTCTTCGTCAGAAATCGGAGGTATTCCGAGAAGTATTTCCAATATTTGCAACACAAGAAGTGGATCTACGTGCTTGTCGGGTGGTTCATTAGTATCACTCATTAAAAATCCCTTTAATTTAACCGAGATTAAATATCAAACAACTGGAAAAAATTTTACTTAAGAATTGCTATTTGTCAACGTTACCGGTTTGTGGGTTTGGGTGCTATAGTGAGTAACCTCATTAATCAGTAGCTAATTTAAAGCTGTCAGCTGTAAGCCTACAGCTTTAAGCTTTTTGAATATGAAAAAAGAAACGAAAACCACAATTAAGAGTGAATCTCAAAGCAAACCAAACATCAAACCCTTGGGTGATCGCGTTTTGATTCGCGAACTCGAAGTGACCGACAGATTGGAAAAAACTGCTGGCGGGATTTACATTCCCGATTCAGTAAAAGATGATCGAGGTTCCAAGCGCGGCGAAGTAATCGCGGTTGGTCCAGGACGAATTGATGATGGCGAACTTATTCCGATGAATGTAAAAGTTGGAGATGTAGTGCTCTATCAGTGGGGCGACACGGTGAAGATTGGTGAGACAGAGTTTACGTTGGTTAATGAGAGTGGATTACTGGCGATTATTAAATAATCAATATACGAAAATACGAATTAAACGAAAATACGAAAAAATACGAAAGCCGTAGCGGTACCAGAAAGTTTTCGTATGAGTTCGTATATTCGTAATCACTTTCGTATTTTCGTATCGAAAATTTTATGGCAAAACAAATTTTATATAACGAACACGCGCGCAAAGCGCTCAAGCGCGGAGTAGATATTGTGGCAGATGCGGTCAAAATTACGATCGGCCCACGAGGTAGAAACGTCGTGCTTGATAAAAGCTACGGCGGTCCGACGATCACGAACGACGGTGTTTCGATTGCCAAAGAAATTACCCTTCGCGACAAATTTGAAAACATGGGCGCAGAAATTATTAAAGAAGTGGCTGTGAAGACCAATGATTTTGCCGGCGATGGAACGACCACCTCGGTCATTTTGATGCAGGCGATTGTAGACGAAGGCATGCGACAGACCACGATGGGAGTAAACGCCATGGGTGTGAAATTGGGAATTGAAAAAGCCACAGAGCGCGTTGTGGCGGCACTTAAAGAAATTGCCAAACCGATTAAGACGAAAGAAGAAATTCGACAGGTAGCTTCGATTTCGGCTGAGTCAGAAGA encodes:
- a CDS encoding ABC transporter substrate-binding protein → MKDLFKNIFVKRFNIPKAQSIENTVSRFSLTEKVIFYFFAVALSVSTLSLLWQINGAFMVIVPARGGTLSEGVIGLPRFINPILAISDADRDLTALTYSGLLKPIDNGTLVPNLAESYSISEDGLTYTFVLKKGLTFHDGSPITADDVVFTIGKAQDPTLKSPKRANWEGVQVEKVNDYQVKLTLKQPYSPFLENTTLGILPKHIWNDITGEEFQFSKFNTEPIGSGPYTIKSISKNSAGIPLSYNLESFNKYVFGEPLIKNLILHFYQNSNNVLNALNNKSIESVAGISPQQVTVIQDSDAQIERTPLPRIFALFFNQNQAPVLANKEVRDALNTVINKESIVENVLLGEGIAIDSPIPPGLIQKSSSASAPLAVIYKSNVERIAAAKNILEKAGWKFNEEKNVYEKTVKKVVTPLAFSISTSDAPELKAVALMIKDMGESLGAQIEVKIFDIGELNQNVIRPRKYDSLLFGEIIGRDLDLFAFWHSSQRNDPGLNVALYTNAQADKLLEDTRTIADREIRLEKYGELEKEIVESVPAIFIYSPDFLYVVPKTLQGFSMGLITTPAERFMNVEKWYVETESVWKIFAKKQ
- the secG gene encoding preprotein translocase subunit SecG — translated: MTLISSFLPYIQVVLAVLLTVGVLLQRTASGLGGGLGDNFSSGHHTRRGSEKFIFNVTIILAILFAVSAFLALIIK
- a CDS encoding co-chaperone GroES, which gives rise to MKKETKTTIKSESQSKPNIKPLGDRVLIRELEVTDRLEKTAGGIYIPDSVKDDRGSKRGEVIAVGPGRIDDGELIPMNVKVGDVVLYQWGDTVKIGETEFTLVNESGLLAIIK